The Caminibacter pacificus genome includes a region encoding these proteins:
- the modB gene encoding molybdate ABC transporter permease subunit — protein sequence MDTLLNKVSQLDFTPLLLSFKLAFITTLILFFIVLPLAWFLSQTKSKIKPFLEAFFALPIVLPPTVLGFYILWAFSQNSPLGEFFQKYFDISLVFSFPGIVVASCIYSLPFMLQPIQSGIESLNKSIIEASYTLGKNKIETLFRVVLPNIKPSIITALIITFAHTIGEFGVVLMVGGSIPGVTKVASIAIYEYVENLDYFSAHIYSLILLILSFIVLFFVYVYNYSKKYKEI from the coding sequence ATGGATACATTGTTAAATAAAGTAAGTCAACTTGACTTTACTCCTCTTCTTTTATCTTTTAAACTTGCTTTTATTACTACTTTGATTCTTTTTTTTATCGTATTACCTCTTGCTTGGTTTTTATCTCAAACAAAATCTAAAATCAAACCTTTTTTAGAAGCATTTTTTGCTTTACCCATCGTTTTACCTCCTACGGTTTTAGGTTTTTATATTTTATGGGCTTTTTCACAAAACTCTCCTCTTGGAGAATTTTTTCAAAAATATTTCGATATTTCTTTAGTCTTTTCATTTCCCGGAATTGTCGTTGCAAGTTGTATTTATTCTCTTCCGTTTATGCTACAGCCTATTCAAAGCGGTATCGAAAGTTTAAACAAAAGTATCATAGAAGCTTCATATACACTAGGAAAAAATAAAATCGAAACACTTTTTAGAGTTGTACTGCCGAATATAAAACCTTCGATAATTACTGCATTAATTATTACGTTTGCGCATACAATCGGTGAATTCGGTGTTGTTTTGATGGTCGGAGGATCAATTCCGGGAGTTACTAAGGTTGCAAGTATTGCTATTTATGAATATGTCGAAAATTTAGATTATTTTTCGGCACATATTTATAGTTTAATATTATTGATTTTAAGTTTTATAGTTTTATTTTTCGTATATGTTTATAACTATTCAAAAAAATATAAAGAAATATGA